tatatttatttaatattattatttatcatttacatCGCTTTGTTGAATTCCGAATATTAAAGAAGTGTCACAAAATCCTCAGGATGATATGTTAATACTTTTTGCCGgcaaaaaatgtatgtaacagacagactgcataaagtattttcttaaatatcaatataccaaatacgcatagccattggtatattttagtactccGACTTCATAAAGTATattctacggtatattttaaatatagtactatatcaatataatcaaatataacctttggtattcattattattttgtatattaattttatgtatttttagaataatttagtttttctttaaaatgggtagcggttaTCTTACAGCCAAGCACACTCGATTCCAGCCTTTTAACttgtttgtaaattattttagctaaacaatttgaaatatagaaatatctatagaaaattatagtaatataatttctaaataaCTTATAAGTACTtcctaaataaaataaatataaaaggtatttcattaaaatacatttctaataactattttaaaatatgtggTAAGCTTTAAGTAAAGTATTTGGTATTAAAACTGATCAATAAATAGaaagttgtatatatattcctattttaaattagtaaaatgtttattaacaTTATTCCATTCAGCatcattcaaattttattgtcGAATTGCTATACAAAATTCTAgaaattttcaactttaattatAGTTCAATTGTGCCCACTGTATTGAAATGTGGTTGAAATTGGTCTGGCGGCGATCGGTCAAGTGCAAGTGGTAATTTAAAGAATCGGGTGAAGAGCGAAGGCAGGCATCGAGTGTCCAATGTTGGCGCCCCCATCTTGCGCATAATTTTCGATCAGCtttgctgtcgtcgtcgtcgtcgttgtcgttgtcgttggttCCGTTGTCGTTTTTGTCTGCTGAATACgatttttttctcttcgttGGAGGGGGAAGAAAGTTGAGCGACAGTGCGACAGAGGAACAAGTAATCGTATGCTGCAGTGCTCGGCATCGTTTCATGTGTTGTtaagtgaaatgaaaagtgCATAAATAAATCTGCCGCCTCGTCTCGTTGCAGACACAGACGCAGCCTCAGTTtgcgttgcaagttgccaacGATAAGAATCAAGTGAGTTCAGGCTGCAACGCAACAGACAAAAGAACTTTCGCTTTCGTTTTGGGCCTTTTTTTGGTGGTagacagcaagcagcaagtaAAAGTGCGAGTGCATTATTTAAGCCAAGTTTGGCTATTGAAATGCAACCGGTCGCAAGCCATGTGAAAATCGGCAATCGAAAGACTGATGCCTGGAGACAGCAAAAGTGAAGTTGTATAGTAAATGTAACTGTGGCTGTGCGTACTTTATAAGTAGATACAACAATTATGTGGCGTTTAATGAGCCGCTGAAGTTGCCTGTCATGCGGCCTGACTGATGAGATTGATTGCATAAGCTGCAGCAATGCAACAATTGTCAACGATTCTTCGCCTCTTTCTCTTTAGTCGAATTATGCGCGCTTTCACTGTAGAATCGGTTAGAAGTGCAGCAAATGATTTTCGCTTGTTAGGTTTATGAGCGCAGCGCAACGGCGACGAAACGAGTGATAGTAAAAGTGATAGTCGTTTTTCAATACCAGATTATTAtggcttaaatattttacgacTTAtataaccacacacacacactcgcacacacgtcaaagcaattaagccagcaaaacacacacacacacccagtcACACActcagctgctgcttttctaattaatttcgaaataaaatgaagacagagaaagagagagagagagagaagaaaaaaaaatctcaataaaatttcattttcattgacGGCCACTTTTCAACTGCAGTTGTCCGCCGCCTGAtgaagcacaacaacagcaacaacaacaacaactataacgTTTGGTACACTTAATTGACAAGTGTGAAACTTTCGATTTCTATACACCCATTgacatacaaaaatacagcgacaacaacaacaacacgttGGTTAAGAGCTGCCTAATGATCCCGCCTGCTATGATTTGTTGTGTCTAAATGTCACAATTTTCCAAACTGATGGCTTGACTTGACGATGcaacgagcagcaacaactgaagCAGGAGGTGTTGTCTGAACAAGGTGTGCGCCTGCCTCTGGATTGTGGATTGTGCCTCGCCTGCTATCACGGCGGTGGTGCGGCTTGATGGCTTTGCTGATAATTATTGATATGGCTTGAAACGGGTGTtaaactgccaactggcaactggcaaaccGCTGCCGAATCTCCATTTGACTTGACAAAAAGGCAGGggcaatgaaattaaatgattaacTAACATTTGCCACAGACAGAggtctatctatctctctctgtctctccctctctctctcgctcttctcCCCTTCTTCTGAAGACCGTTTTGGAACGTGCAAAATGGGTGAAATTTCTTACTAAGTCTGGTCTTCGCTCGCATCGTGCTCAAGTGCCGCTCTGACGTGATTTTATATACTACTcgtactacaaaatatatgtttcaATTACCGCTGGCggcatcgacaacaacaacaacaagaaatgtTTCGAAAATGAAAGTTgcaatatttcaattgaacaGCTTAATTGTGATGTGAGCTCGCCGTGTGTGCGAATGCGAATCTCAATCTTCATCGCTGCTCGTCGTGTCGTTCCACAAATCACAAAGCACACATTAAATGTATGAAGAACTAGCTAAGCGATTAAGTTATTAAGTTATctattttaagttaaatatttaataagaaacattacgcaactttaatttaatgagattatttaattatttaaggaAGATGCTGTGAACGCACGTCCTCTTTATTTAACTCGTGAACGTAAAACTCTTTTAGCAtcgtattaaaaaaataataaaatattttaagtacatATATCTTAACAGCCTTAATTTTACTTGTGTTATATGATAGTTATGTTAATGTTACAATTTCGTTACcctgtttatattattatgtaccTAACACttattatacaatattataaaactTATTAACATTTACAGTTGAAAAGAGAATAATAATGGATTAATTCCCATTTTCTGTTGgcattcataaaataaaatatgtttcttaattttaaggaagaatttaaatttttattaataagcGCAAATTATAAACTTCATAAACTTTCTACAGCAATGCTTCGTATATGTATGATATTTAATGTGTGCTTTGATTtgtataaaaagaataataataaagacttattaacaatattctgttaaaattaataaataataatacttttgttaatttgaaattggatactaaaacataaaagtattttataggtacaaatataaaaaatagaaaaagtatacattttaaataaatatttttaatttaagatccataaatcatataaaagaataaaatattaattaataattaaaatttaagaattcaaatataaattattaatttaaaagttaaatttcagttatataaatcataaaaagtataaattgagaataattaattaaagttcaTGATTTCAGAAGAATCAAATAATTGCTGAAGTGGAAcctaagaaataaaaaagaattctcAGTCATAaccacaaatcaaaatattgagAAAAAGATTATCATGATAATGAATAATGCATCTATAACACGAACGTAGGTTTTTACCTTCAACCTAATCAGCTTCTGGGAAACTATGTTGCATTAGCAAAAACCACATAATCTATTTTACATTaagaacaaattttatttcacattcaTATATCCcagaaaaaaggaaatattCTCCTTTATTTGATCCAAACATGCAATAAATAGTTCCTTTAGTTAACTACACATATTCTCCACATCCAAAACTTGAATCTTAATCTCATTGCAATCAGATACAGACTTGTTAGGCATCGCAGACGGGATTGCAAATTCTATTAAGGATTGATTTCGCAGAAAAAAGGAGAACATCAGCTCGTTTATATTTCATCTTTCTGACAACccataattaaaaatcaatttggcGCGCTTAGAAGTCGCGCATGTCAgctacaaacacacaaagcGTGTATTATGCAACCgccgacagcaacagcgacaacaacaaaaatattataaaaatacagaaaatacaaaaaataataataaagtttgtTGCCTGggtcttttgttttgtcaaGAGGTGCAGAGGCAAGATGCCCCCCGCATCTGCTCGAGCAGACATCAACGTGAGCTCAACATATCAAGCCTAATatcttaaacacacacacatagacacacacacacatatgtgtatatagacTGTCGTTTATGTGGAGTTCACGCTATGTCAAGcatgattttgttgttgcctcgaGGCTGAGTGGTTAAGTGAGGCTGCCGTCGCCTCCCAACTGCCATAGAAACTCATTAATGAGCGCACAAACTGGCATTTGAcagattttttaattaaagcataCAAATTGCGATTTTCATGCTTTTAGCCAGCTGAGATGCTGACGGCACAGCACCTAAAACAACAGCCGAAACcaactgcaaatattttcaactttgAGGAGCGACGACGAGCGGCAGCTGCCCTATTTAAccttaaaaatgttaagacTTTCCTTGCATCTCAATTTGATTTACGTAACTCGTAACCTGATTagcattattataaatacaacatGCTAGAGCAGCAAAAAGTGTTATGAAATGAGGCACCCCTAAGGTCAATAATCGATCGAGTAGAAAATTTCATCAACCAGTGTTCTCTCACTTTGTTTGTAACATTGTTAATAGCCATTGAAAATTGAGAAAATTTATCAATTGGGTAAATTAGGATTATGAAAAGCTAACATGTTGTAGGCCTCTGAtcttataaagtatttatattcttgataagtattatttaaaaaaaaataaccaataatatttatacgtAATATATAAAGCTGAAGTATactaataattattgttagattattattcttatacttttatttgtcAGAAGTGTtctcaaatttattatatagattaatattattttattaattttatatattatatttatattcattatagCGCAACAAGCACTAGGATACTATAACACTAAATGTTTGCCTATTTCTATACTACTACATAATGATATATAAgctaaatttgatttgtgttaaatataaaattaaatatttgaaatcaagaatattttactttaaatcttttacatataaaatttaacttttagcTAAGTGACAAATGAACTTTAATCTGCAGAGTAAACTTTAGCTGTGAAACGTTTTAGAGATGGAACATAGGGAGATGAGAACATTTGATTGTTTAAAcgattaattgaatatttggcCACATTATGCTAACTATTTATAGTCTTCAAAGTTTAAAATAGAATGATGCCAAACGCCGCAAACAGTCGAAAATTGGAAGCTTGTCGAAACGAAAGCACGGCAATGAACTTGCGTCTACTATTAATCTTTATTCTGATGCTGCACAGCTGAATTGCGTTTAACTGGTTTAAATGGAAATCCGGAGGCGATGAATCTCGCGATGAACCGGACTCGATGCGACCCCAAGTTACAAAGACTGGTGCTATAGAGCCGTGTAACACACTCTGCAAAATACGTAGAGCGTTCGAAAATACTGTATAGTATACAGTGTATACCCAAAAAATTAGACAACTCTAAACgcattaaattatgaaattgtgaaaaatacGGTGAATTACTTGTTAATATAGTAACATTGCATTTGACTTCTCGAtgatattttaacaataacgTTTATATGTAAATTCTGTGTGCTTGTGCGCCCAAAAAAATTGattctttatttttcacttCTGCAGCGGCGACGAAAAACAACGCACAGTGgttgaatttatataaaatacaatcaTTATGTTGGTAAAAATAATGCTGTTATAAATTAcgaactttgtttttttttttcttttagattataatttttgaaaattaaaatagcagaaaagaacattttatgaaataatattatgatattgtttatgtttaaataagtcaagtgcattttattttgaataaacgtttatgtgtaaaaaaaaatcaaactaaTGTTccttaattacaatttttctgatattgtgttttttttaactCTACAAAAACTGCAACgctcacattttttttttttaaacttagtatactaatatactaaactaTAGCAGTACAGTATTGTAGTATAGTACATATAGTACACCAGTAGTATATAGTACTACTAGTgtacacaatttattttaaaactcatATTCTAGTATACCACAATATAGAAGTATACTGTACTGTAGTatactactatactatatagtatacttaTACTTAGTATAGTATACTAAGTGTAGTATACTACAtaatataagtataaatatatatactatagtatacTTCTATATTATGGTATACTAGAAAACTGAGTTTTCAAAAAAATTGTGACTATTAAGTCACAACcgattttatattattctgttttgcacattatttaaatataatatggtAACTTGTAGTGCTTATCTTTATGATTTCAGCATTTGAAGATTTAGctcatataatatattaacagCTAGGCTatcaaattaagtatacgcaaccGGCGAATGCATTTCCCAAAAGTTTGCgtaatcaacagcaacagcaacatcattattattattaacattatCAAGCTGGCAGtctgtgctgtgttgttttGCTCCTTTCACTTTGTGCACAGACTGCCGCCTAATTATTCCTGGTCGATTCGCCCCCGCCAAGCAACCGCTGCCGCCGTCTGCTTTCCTCTCTGCTCCATTGTCTGGCTGAGATTTCgcacataattaaattgcgCAAAAATTTACATGAAATTAAtcgttttattgttgtgtctCGTGTGGCACATGTGCCGCATGCGCCATGCGGAAGCGGTGCCCTACCAAAaatggccaaaacaaaaaaaaaagcagtaTCCAAACAGCACGCAAGATTTATGCGCCGAACGCCGCCAATTGACGACAAAAATTATTGAGGAATTTTagccaaaaaacaaagtttGAATTTACATTCATTAGATTTCTTAGTGGCTACCTCTTTTCACTTTCTCAGTTGCGTCACACGCGCGagacaaaatttgttttaaccACTTGGCCCAGAATCGTCAAGCAATTGACTGTTCCCACTTGGCCTAAAATCGTTAGGAAATTTACATTCTCCCGCGGCGTTTTGTTTAGACCAAAAAGCGCAGAAGCTGCTTCTGACTTCAGTAGTTATTAAATGAACGTGTCGCGCGACGGTTCGAGAATGAAGCAACTTCgatttggaattggaattggattggtgttgctgctttttgtgGGAGCAGCTGCTGGACAAGCGGAATATTACTACAACAATGTGACAGATTACACGTATTTAGATGACCGATCGTCTCGCTTTCCACCGCTTAGTTTCTCtagtaatgaaaatattactGCCATCGAGGAGCTCGACGCTTTTCCCAATCGCATCGTAAATGGCAAACGCATCGCCTGCCATCGAGCACCTTACCAAGTGGCGCTCCACTACAACGGCTACTTCATGTGCGGCGGCAGCATTCTCTCGCGACATTGGATACTGACTGCAGCGCACTGTGTGGCAGGTAGTCGTGGCAAGTTCAAGGTGCGTGTGGGATccacgcagcagcaacgtgGCGGGCAATTGCATCGCGTCAAATTGGTGATTGCGAATGCCAGatacaacagcaagagcatGCGCAATGATTTGGCCTTGTTGCGCCTGGCCACGCCCCTGCGCTTTGGCAACTGCGTGCAGCCCATCAAGTTGCCCAACAGTCGCAGAAGACGTCTTCCGAACTGTTATCTCGTCAGTGGTTGGGGACTGAGCAGCGCTTCGGCCAAGAACGTGCAACGGTATCTGCTTGGCACAAAAGTCTGTAAGGTGACACACAATCGTTGCAGGCAGTTGTATCAACGTGGTGGAGTTCGCATCTATCGGCAGATGTTGTGTGCCTCGCGTTTGGGCCACGACAGCTGCTCCGGGGACTCCGGCGGACCACTCGCTTATGGACGCAGGCTCTATGGAGTTGTTTCCTTTGGCATTGGCTGCGCCAACCGCAACTATCCGGGCGTTTATGTGCATGTTCGAAAATCCAAGCGATGGATACGAAGTGTCATGAGGAAGTACtcaaaaagttaaaaactaactaataaatgaataaataatgcaaaataataatagataataataataatcaataataatttataataattataaacaatgaTCTTTTTCAGAAACATAAacttaaattacatttgtaaTATTCTTTGTAAGAATTGATGCATAGCACAAAGtagaaaaatcattttttctaataattgtttctaaaatcaatcttaaaATTGGTGACAAGCATCGAGTATTTGTTCCATCACTTGTGTGACCTTTTGATGATAAGTTCACATTTCTATTACTCAAATATACCTAccttttaaagcaaatttagATGTCTTCTACTTTTTAAGTcctaaaataataaacgcacggcataaaaatgcaaaaataaaaaagtcatacatttttgaatatttattccATTGTTTTCTCAAACTTTGCCGAATGA
This is a stretch of genomic DNA from Drosophila albomicans strain 15112-1751.03 chromosome 3, ASM965048v2, whole genome shotgun sequence. It encodes these proteins:
- the LOC117572461 gene encoding trypsin epsilon-like yields the protein MKQLRFGIGIGLVLLLFVGAAAGQAEYYYNNVTDYTYLDDRSSRFPPLSFSSNENITAIEELDAFPNRIVNGKRIACHRAPYQVALHYNGYFMCGGSILSRHWILTAAHCVAGSRGKFKVRVGSTQQQRGGQLHRVKLVIANARYNSKSMRNDLALLRLATPLRFGNCVQPIKLPNSRRRRLPNCYLVSGWGLSSASAKNVQRYLLGTKVCKVTHNRCRQLYQRGGVRIYRQMLCASRLGHDSCSGDSGGPLAYGRRLYGVVSFGIGCANRNYPGVYVHVRKSKRWIRSVMRKYSKS